The Nitrosospira lacus genome window below encodes:
- a CDS encoding SDR family oxidoreductase: MPLKVIISGASSGLGQALAQHYAGLGATLGLIARRQDLLEILSVGLSGASIYAVDVRDAPAIQAAAQDFMQRHGCPDIVIANAGISRGTLTEYAEDSQVFENIIATNVTGMVNLFQPFIAAMRTSGQGSLVGIASVAGYRGLPGGGAYSASKAAAISYLESLRVEMHGKGVSVITVCPGYIVTPMTANNPFRMPFILTADDAAGKIARIIRDKTLFAVIPWQMAIVARLLKLLPNFLYDRLFAKAPRKPR, from the coding sequence ATGCCGTTAAAAGTCATTATTAGCGGCGCGTCCAGCGGCTTGGGCCAAGCACTGGCGCAACACTATGCGGGCCTGGGTGCAACGCTTGGTTTGATCGCAAGGCGCCAGGACCTGCTGGAAATCCTTTCCGTGGGACTATCCGGCGCGTCAATCTATGCCGTGGATGTCCGCGACGCGCCTGCAATCCAGGCGGCGGCGCAAGATTTCATGCAGCGCCATGGCTGTCCCGATATTGTCATCGCCAATGCGGGTATCAGTCGAGGTACTCTCACGGAATATGCCGAAGACAGCCAGGTTTTCGAGAACATCATCGCTACCAATGTCACGGGGATGGTCAATCTTTTTCAGCCGTTTATCGCCGCAATGCGGACATCTGGCCAAGGCAGCCTGGTCGGTATCGCCAGTGTTGCAGGGTATCGAGGCCTTCCCGGTGGCGGTGCCTACTCAGCATCCAAAGCCGCCGCCATCAGCTATCTGGAAAGCCTGCGCGTGGAAATGCACGGCAAGGGCGTGTCCGTCATTACGGTTTGTCCCGGCTATATTGTCACACCGATGACGGCGAATAATCCCTTTCGCATGCCTTTTATCCTGACGGCGGACGATGCTGCCGGAAAAATTGCTCGTATTATCAGGGACAAAACATTGTTTGCCGTCATTCCCTGGCAAATGGCTATTGTCGCACGGCTCTTGAAACTCCTCCCCAATTTCCTTTATGACCGGCTTTTCGCCAAGGCGCCACGCAAGCCGCGATAA